Proteins encoded within one genomic window of bacterium:
- the mnmE gene encoding tRNA uridine-5-carboxymethylaminomethyl(34) synthesis GTPase MnmE has protein sequence MRKTVFSGTMKLPDLQDTICALATAPGHAALAVVRVSGSAAFAIANRICEKKIPTFRQTSRVCYRTLLNRNGEELDRAVVLCFRAPHSFTGQDSIEFSVHGSPAIVEELLGELQFHGARLAGPGEFSLRAYWNGKISLDQAEGVSALIAATDSSEKRSSIRLLDGELGVRAKALQQRIEKIAGLLELSLDFSEEEVPLYDSIQLQTQIERIRLEIEELVEINRQVRPMAEGIQIALAGSANSGKSSLLNKLVARDKAIVSPVPGTTRDIVEGELLLAGKRVKIFDTAGIRKSRNAIEREGVRRSRAIHQSADLTLWLIPIDQWQEGGFIRETLPANSVANQWWIVNKFDLVEAEQRPATKRQIRHFLTHFDKTHEKPDHSSKEYFLSAKTGDGVMRLRSALEQWVAQRVSEQTSTNVLPMNQRHQEAFHQTALKLRKVERQLLHQETPEIIAEELRQAMIELGTIVGERTPDDVLAKVFSSFCIGK, from the coding sequence ATGCGAAAAACTGTATTCTCTGGAACGATGAAATTGCCCGATTTACAGGACACGATTTGCGCGCTGGCAACAGCGCCGGGTCACGCCGCGCTTGCCGTGGTGCGGGTGAGCGGCTCCGCTGCCTTCGCCATTGCAAACCGGATATGCGAAAAAAAAATTCCCACTTTTCGCCAAACCAGCCGGGTCTGTTACCGGACATTGCTGAACCGGAATGGGGAAGAATTGGATCGCGCGGTCGTGCTCTGTTTTCGCGCGCCACATAGCTTCACTGGACAGGATTCTATCGAATTTTCCGTACACGGATCACCCGCAATTGTTGAGGAGTTGTTGGGCGAGTTGCAGTTTCACGGCGCAAGGCTTGCCGGGCCGGGGGAATTCTCCCTACGAGCCTATTGGAATGGTAAAATATCGCTCGACCAAGCGGAAGGAGTTTCCGCTCTCATCGCGGCGACCGATTCCTCGGAAAAACGGAGTTCGATCCGCCTATTGGATGGGGAGTTGGGTGTTCGCGCGAAAGCGCTACAACAGCGCATCGAGAAGATCGCCGGTTTATTGGAGTTATCACTCGATTTTAGCGAAGAAGAAGTGCCGTTGTACGATAGCATCCAGTTACAAACACAAATTGAACGTATCCGTTTGGAAATCGAAGAGTTAGTTGAAATCAATCGCCAAGTACGACCGATGGCAGAAGGCATTCAAATTGCATTAGCTGGCTCAGCAAATTCCGGTAAATCTTCTTTACTCAATAAGTTAGTGGCAAGAGACAAAGCAATTGTTTCCCCGGTACCGGGTACCACCCGTGATATCGTCGAAGGGGAGCTCCTGTTAGCAGGAAAGCGGGTAAAGATATTCGATACCGCCGGCATCCGGAAGTCGCGCAATGCCATCGAACGGGAAGGGGTACGCCGGAGCCGGGCGATTCACCAATCGGCAGACTTGACATTATGGCTCATTCCGATAGATCAGTGGCAGGAAGGTGGTTTTATTCGTGAAACCCTCCCTGCGAATAGCGTAGCAAACCAATGGTGGATCGTCAATAAATTTGACTTAGTGGAAGCAGAACAACGACCGGCAACGAAACGGCAGATCCGTCATTTTCTAACACATTTCGACAAAACGCATGAAAAACCTGATCACTCCAGCAAGGAGTATTTCTTATCCGCCAAAACGGGGGATGGGGTAATGCGGCTCAGATCAGCGCTGGAACAGTGGGTAGCGCAACGGGTCAGCGAACAAACATCGACAAACGTATTACCAATGAATCAACGTCATCAGGAAGCGTTCCATCAGACCGCCTTAAAACTGCGAAAAGTCGAACGGCAACTATTACACCAGGAGACCCCGGAAATCATTGCAGAAGAGTTACGACAGGCGATGATCGAATTAGGAACCATCGTCGGGGAGCGTACGCCGGATGATGTGTTGGCAAAGGTGTTTTCCTCGTTCTGTATTGGTAAGTAA
- the mnmG gene encoding tRNA uridine-5-carboxymethylaminomethyl(34) synthesis enzyme MnmG, which yields MVEFLVIGGGHAGVEAASAAARMGVPTALITQRIDAIGRMSCNPAIGGLAKGHLVVELDPLGGLMPQLSDATGIQFRLLNRSKGPAVWGPRCQSDKDKYSLAAQTILQATPNLEIWEDEVLGLLVEPVKTTDPESSFRLIGLRLLSRGEVSCQAALLGTGTFLGGIIHCGEWKQNAGRIGEQGVYSLADDLKNTGFRLIRLKTGTPPRIKKETIDYSQLEKQDGDERPVFFHALTKTPALPQTNCWIARTSETTHKELEKGFDRSPMFTGRIKGIGPRYCPSIEDKINRFADRTSHQLFVEPEGLDHPWMYLNGFSTSLPEEVQLSALRTMPGFADAEIARPGYAVEYDAVPAEGLLPTFESRKVKGLYFAGQINGTSGYEEAAAQGFWAGVNAALAIKKEPPFVLRRDEAYIGVLCDDLRLRVPEEPYRMFTSRAEYRLLLRVDSAPERLLAHGERLGLVTPELRDAYRYRMQAIADGVAEMSKRFYSLPDSTKKITWKAALSREGITLDGLLLDHPMDMSFTEHPDWVKAVETRVRYEGYFVREARQAERLRSEELRNLPIDLDYHSLTAVSAEARDSLSRHRPATIGEASRLAGVTPADLLVLLTNLRSMALDNRVDKQKS from the coding sequence TTGGTCGAGTTTTTGGTCATTGGCGGCGGACACGCCGGGGTCGAAGCGGCAAGCGCTGCTGCCCGGATGGGGGTTCCGACCGCATTGATTACGCAGCGAATCGATGCGATTGGGCGAATGTCGTGTAATCCGGCAATCGGTGGGTTAGCGAAAGGGCATTTGGTTGTCGAACTTGATCCGTTAGGCGGGTTAATGCCACAGCTTTCCGATGCCACCGGAATCCAGTTTCGCCTGTTGAACCGCTCAAAGGGACCCGCAGTATGGGGGCCACGTTGCCAATCCGATAAAGATAAATACTCGCTTGCCGCCCAAACCATTCTTCAAGCGACCCCAAACCTCGAAATTTGGGAAGATGAAGTCTTAGGTTTACTGGTGGAACCAGTGAAGACGACTGACCCTGAATCGAGTTTTCGATTGATTGGATTACGGCTGCTGTCCCGAGGGGAAGTCTCTTGTCAGGCAGCCTTGTTGGGAACCGGGACGTTTTTGGGTGGGATTATTCATTGTGGGGAGTGGAAACAGAATGCCGGTAGAATCGGTGAGCAGGGGGTGTATTCGCTCGCTGATGATTTGAAAAATACCGGATTTCGTTTAATCAGACTAAAAACGGGAACGCCGCCCCGCATTAAAAAAGAGACTATCGACTATTCACAGTTGGAAAAACAGGATGGCGACGAACGACCGGTTTTCTTCCATGCCCTAACGAAGACCCCGGCATTGCCACAAACAAATTGCTGGATTGCGCGAACCAGCGAGACAACCCACAAGGAATTGGAAAAAGGGTTTGACCGTTCGCCAATGTTTACCGGTCGCATCAAAGGAATTGGCCCGCGATATTGTCCCAGCATCGAAGATAAAATCAACCGGTTTGCCGACCGCACCAGCCATCAGTTATTCGTCGAGCCGGAGGGTTTGGATCACCCATGGATGTATCTCAACGGGTTCTCGACTTCGTTACCGGAAGAGGTGCAACTTTCTGCACTGCGGACAATGCCCGGTTTTGCCGATGCTGAAATCGCCCGTCCGGGATATGCTGTCGAGTATGATGCCGTTCCTGCTGAGGGTCTGTTACCGACATTTGAATCGCGAAAAGTCAAAGGGTTATATTTTGCCGGGCAGATTAACGGTACTTCAGGTTATGAAGAAGCTGCGGCGCAGGGGTTTTGGGCGGGGGTGAATGCCGCGCTTGCCATCAAAAAAGAACCACCGTTTGTTTTACGGCGCGACGAAGCTTATATCGGTGTGCTTTGCGACGATTTACGATTGCGGGTTCCTGAAGAACCGTACCGGATGTTTACTTCCCGTGCCGAGTACCGTCTGCTTTTGCGGGTTGATTCGGCACCAGAGCGGTTGTTGGCTCATGGCGAACGGTTGGGATTGGTGACGCCGGAATTACGTGATGCTTACCGTTACCGGATGCAAGCGATTGCGGATGGTGTCGCGGAAATGTCGAAGCGGTTTTATTCATTACCGGATTCAACGAAAAAGATCACATGGAAAGCGGCACTAAGTCGGGAAGGTATCACCCTTGACGGCTTGTTACTCGATCACCCGATGGATATGAGTTTCACAGAACATCCCGATTGGGTGAAAGCAGTGGAGACGCGGGTTCGTTACGAAGGGTATTTTGTCCGGGAAGCGCGTCAGGCGGAGCGGCTCCGTTCGGAAGAATTGCGTAACCTACCGATTGATTTAGATTATCATTCCCTAACTGCAGTGTCGGCAGAAGCTCGTGATAGTTTATCCCGGCATCGCCCGGCAACGATTGGGGAAGCATCGCGTTTAGCTGGGGTCACACCCGCCGATTTACTGGTATTGTTAACGAATCTCCGAAGTATGGCACTGGATAATCGTGTGGACAAGCAGAAATCGTAA